The Rhodohalobacter sp. SW132 genome has a window encoding:
- a CDS encoding UPF0175 family protein gives MKTLTINIPNSADIDDKEVRMSLASKLYERGKLTLGQAAELAGYSKETFMELLADYNVSLINYPADDLDEDIENARRHSI, from the coding sequence ATGAAGACGTTAACGATAAACATACCAAATTCAGCAGATATCGATGATAAAGAGGTAAGAATGTCATTGGCATCTAAATTGTATGAAAGAGGGAAGCTCACCCTGGGACAAGCGGCTGAACTGGCTGGCTATTCGAAAGAAACCTTCATGGAGCTGCTGGCTGACTATAACGTTTCTCTGATCAACTATCCTGCAGACGATCTTGACGAAGATATAGAAAATGCCCGGCGTCATAGTATCTGA